Part of the Bacteroides acidifaciens genome, CGCACGGCAAACGGCAGACTTCTCCACAAAGGTCTGGGCACATTTCTATGCGATTCGGACGATTATGCCATGCCCGATTTGGACTAAACATTTTTTAGGCGTGCGTTAAATCGTTCGGAAAACATTTGATTTTTAGACCACCCACTGAAGGGAACTATTACTCAAATAGCTGATATGAAGGGGTGGGAAACTTCAGTAATTTACTAAAAAACTAACGAATTATGCAATATTTTTTCTGTTTATTATCAGCAGGTTAGCTTCTTTTTCCAGCATATTTTTCATGCTTAACCATTCGTTTTTGACAACATTTCAATGATCTCTTTAGCGTTTTCGAACCAGCTTTTGACGGTTCTATTGTTTGACTTTTAAAATCTCGGTAAAAATTTACTGAAGTATTGTTTATTTTTCCTATTGTTTTCTGTTCATCACGTACCCGGAGGAGTTCCCGGTGTGCTTTTTCTTCAGTTGCCTAGGCAATAAGTTCCGGAGCCGGAAGCTGTTTTGCGGTCCGTTCCCTGACTGCTTGTAGTAGTTGGCGAATGGCTTCTGTTCCCTCATTATTTGTCTGCATGGTAGCTTTTACTTCATTCAATTCTCCGATGATCTTTTCCAAAGGAGAGTAATCAAGTGCATTACTCTTCAGGTTGAACCCTGTGCGCTCAAAGTATTCCAAGGCGAGTGAAACGAAATCTTTACGCAATATCCCGTTTTCCCGGCAGTATATTTCAAGCTGCCGAGAGGTCTCTCCGCTTATCGAAATGGTTGTTTTCTCCGGTTTGCTTTTGGGCTGTATGTTTGAACTTGACAGCCATCTTATAAACTTATATCGAATTCACATTAATTTAGTGTTAATATTAGCATTACGTTGCTAATGAAATCGCCCCGTCGTAGTGGTTACGATGGGGCGATTTTTCAGTATGCTCGGCATGGTATATCCGAATGAACCATCAGCGGAATATGGCTTATGACTGTCGTATCGCCAATGCCTTATTCTCCGCAGCTTCCATAATCTCCCGCTCTCCGGGACCTTTATCGTTGATGCCGCACAAGTGGAGAATTCCGTGAATAATGACACGATGTAGCTCATCGTCATAGGATGCGCCGAATTGTTCCGCATTGGTGCGTATCGTATCCAGACTGATGAATAAGTCACCCGACAGGCGGTCGCCTTCACAATAATCGAAAGTAATAATGTCCGTGTAGTAGTCGTGTTGCAGATACTGACGGTTTACCTCCAGAATCTTTTCGTCGGAGCAGAAGATATAAGCGATTTCACCGAGTCTTTTCCCGTAAGAAGCAGCTACCGCCTTTATCCATTCCGTAGTCTCGCGTTTCTTGATATCAGGCATTTTTACGCCTTCTGTTTGATAAGTTACAGCCATAATTGAATGTTATGATTTAAAAGAAAAATAAATAACTGATTAAGATGGCGGCTATGATACCTGAGAAGTCTGCTATCAGACCGCAAGTCACCGCATTACGAGTTTTGGTAATCCCTACACTGCCGAAATAAACCGCCAGAATGTAGAATGTGGTGTCCGAAGCCCCGCGAACGATACAACTCATACGCCCCACAAACGAATCCGGTCCCAGTTCTTTCATCGTATCGATCATCAATCCGTTCGCACCGCTACCGCTAAGCGATTTCATCAATGCAGTAGGCAGTGCACCTACAAAGCTCGTGTCGACTCCGCATAAGCCTACTATATAGCCGATGCCTCCCACCAGAAAATCCATTGCTCCCGAAGTGCGGAACACTGCAATTCCTACAAGGAAGGCAACCAGATAAGGGATGATGCGTACAGCTGTCGTAAATCCCTCTTTGGCTCCTTCTACAAACGAATCGTATACATTGATTTTCTTTCTGACTCCCGTCAGGATAAACAGGATGATGACACTGAACAGCAGAATATTCGCTATTAATGTAGAATAAGTACCCATGTCCTCTCGCGAAACGCTTAGGAACAGATAAATCAAGCCGGAAAAGAAAAGGCAGATAACGCCCATTAAAAGGAGAATAGGCTTATTGATTAAGTTTATCTTTTGAGCGATGCTGACTGCTATGACTCCTACTAAAGTGGAAATGAAAGTACTTAGCAGGATAGGGATAAATACATCTGTAGGCTGTGCAGCCCCCATTTGTGCGCGATATACCATGATACTGATCGGAATGATGATAAGGCCGGATGTATTAATCACCAAAAACATAATCATCGGATTGGAAGCCGTGTCCTTTTTCGGGTTCAGTTCTTGCAGCTCTTTCATCGCTTTCAGCCCCAGTGGGGTAGCTGCATTGTCGAGGCCAAGCATATTGGCAGACATATTCATGAAGATGGACCCTAACACCGGGTGCCCTTTAGGAATGTCCGGAAACAGCCGGCAAAGCACCGGACTAAGAAAGCGAGCCAGCGCATTAATCAATCCGCTATTTTCTCCGATTTTCATGATGCCCAGCCAAAGAGCCAGTACGCCTGTAAGCCCCAGGGATATCTCGAAAGCTGTTTTTGAAGAATCAAATGTAGCGTTCATGATAGCCGTAAATATCTCCGTATCTCCCAGGAAAATTACTTTTATAAGGGCGATAATAAAGGCGACGACAAAGAATCCTATCCAGATGTAATTTAAAACCATAGTTGATAGCGTGTGTATAGATGGTGCAAAAGTAGTTATTACGTTTCAAATAAACTAAATAACGGAATAAAAGGTTGTGTCCTGATATGCCATAGTTCAGTGTTTCGTTTCATAGATTGTGCCACTTCATTGGCACAGTCTTGCCAATGAAGTGGCACGGTGATGCCAATATAGATGCACAACTGTGCCAATGTATGGTACAAAGTCCGGCAAGCAATCTCTTAAATCTTTATAAATAGCCCTACGGTCATTGCCATTCGGATGCCGATTGGAGTTTTTCTTCGTCTTTCTTATATCGAAAATAAATGTATTTCTCTATCTTTGTCTCCTACTTTCAAGAAATAAATGGAACAGGAAGATTTTAACATACGCGAACATCAGCTGACTTCAAAGGAACGGGATTTTGAGAACGCACTCCGCCCGTTGAGCTTTGAAGACTTCAGCGGACAGGACAAGGTGGTGGAGAACCTTCGCATTTTTGTGAAGGCGGCACGCTTGCGTGGCGAGGCGCTCGACCATGTGCTGTTGCATGGCCCTCCCGGCTTGGGAAAAACAACCCTTTCAAATATCATTGCCAATGAATTGGGCGTCGGCTTTAAAGTCACTTCCGGTCCGGTGCTTGATAAACCGGGTGACCTGGCAGGTGTGCTGACCAGTCTCGAACCTAACGACGTACTGTTTATTGATGAAATCCATCGTTTGTCGCCAGTAGTGGAAGAGTATCTTTACTCTGCCATGGAAGATTACCGCATTGATATTATGATTGATAAGGGACCTTCGGCACGTAGCATTCAGATTGATTTGAATCCTTTTACGCTGGTGGGTGCCACTACGCGTAGCGGTCTGCTGACAGCCCCGCTTCGTGCACGTTTTGGTATAAACCTGCATTTGGAGTATTATGACGATGATATTTTGAGCAATATAATCCGCCGTTCTGCATCCATTCTGGATGTACCCTGCTCGGTACGTGCAGCGTCGGAGATTGCATCCCGCAGTCGTGGGACGCCCCGTATTGCCAATGCTTTGCTTCGCCGTGTGCGTGATTTTGCTCAGGTGAAAGGTTCGGGTTCTATCGATACGGAAATCGCCCAGTTTGCGTTGGAAGCATTGAATATTGACAAATATGGCTTGGACGAGATAGACAACAAGATACTTTGTACCATTATAGACAAGTTTAAAGGCGGTCCTGTCGGTATAACGACCATTGCTACCGCTTTGGGAGAAGATGCGGGAACCATCGAGGAAGTTTACGAACCTTTCCTGATCAAAGAAGGATTCATGAAGCGCACTCCTCGTGGTCGTGAGGTGACAGAACTTGCCTATAAGCATTTGGGGCGTAGCCTTTATAACAGTCAGAAGACACTGTTTAACGACTAACATAAAGTAGTAGTATCTCATTAGGGAATTACCTAAAAGTCAATAGTCGGTAGTATTCTGACTTTTCGACGTTAATCATTAATCACTAAACCGTTAATCATTATCTACATGGCTGGACTAAAAACATTAGCAAAAGATACTGCAATTTACGGGCTGAGTAGCATTGTCGGACGATTCCTTAACTATATGCTGGTGCCGTTGTACACGGCTGTTTTGCCGGCTTCCACAGGTGGGTATGGGGTCGTATCGAATGTTTATGCATTCACAGCCTTGATGCTCGTACTGCTAACGTTCGGTATGGAAACCGGATTCTTCCGTTTTGCCAATAAATCGGGAGAAGAACCGATGAAAGTATATGCCAACTCTTTGCTTTCGGTAGGTGGGGTATCGTTGATTTTCGTTCTTCTCTGCCTGTTGTTCCTACAGCCCATCTCCAATCTGCTGGACTATGGCAATCATCCGGAATTTATAGCGATGATGGCTGTTGTGGTGGCTTTAGACTCTTTTCAGTGCATTCCGTTCGCTTATCTACGCTATAAAAAACGACCGATAAAGTTTGCGGCTATCAAGCTGCTTTCCATTGTTGGCGGAATCGGGCTGAACCTGTTTTTCTTACTGTTATGCCCCTGGCTGAATATACATTATCCGGAAACTGTCTCATGGTTCTATGACCCCGATTATCTGATAGGTTATATCTTTATCAGTAACTTGATAGTCTCTGTTGTCCAGATGTTCTTCTTTATCCCTGAGCTGAGAGGTTTTGCCTACAAACTGGATAGGGCATTGCTGAAACGAATGGTTGTCTATTCTTTCCCGGTACTTATTTTGGGTTTGGTCGGTATTCTGAACCAGACGGTGGATAAGATGATTTATCCGTTCCTTTTCGAAAACCGGCAGGAAGGATTGGTGCAACTGGGTATTTATGCAGCTACCAGTAAAATAGCTATGGTGATGGCTATGTTTACACAAGCCTTCCGCTATGCTTACGAACCGTTTGTATTTGGCAAGGATCGTGAAGGGGACAACCGGAAAATGTATGCGGCGGCGATGAAATATTTCCTCATATTCTCGTTACTGGCTTTCCTTGCTGTGATGTTCTATCTCGATTTGCTGCGCTATCTGGTGGCAAGAGGATATTGGGAAGGGCTGGGAGTAGTGGCTATCGTGATGCTTGCGGAAATCTGTAAAGGTATCTATTTCAATCTCTCTTTCTGGTATAAACTGACGGACGAAACACGATGGGGAGCTTATTTCTCTCTGATAGGTTGTGCCATTATCGTAGTGATGAATATTCTGTTGGTTCCTACTTACGGCTATATTGCTTCTGCCTGGGCTTCCGTAGCCGGATATGGCTCCATCATGCTGTTATCTTACTGGATGGGACAGAAGAAATATCCGATTCAATATGACCTGAAAAGTATCGGGCTTTATGTGCTGTTTGCAGCGGTACTTTATGTGATTGGAGAACAAGTGCCAATCTCCAATCTTGTACTCCGGCTTGCTTTCCGTACCGTACTCTTGTTGTTGTTTGTAAGCTATATTATCAAGCGGGACTTGCCTTTGAGCCAGATTCCTGTTATTAACCGATTTATAAAGAAGAAATAATCATGAAGACAGATGAACGTAATAAATTTGCCATCAGGTCCTTTCTGAACGAATATCTGGACTTGAAAAAAGACAAGGATAACGAACTGGTAACAGTCGATTCTATCCGCAAAGGAGTAGAGTTCAAAGGAGCTAACTTATGGATTCTTATCTTTGCCATTTTTATGGCATCACTCGGTCTGAATGTAAATTCTACCGCCGTTATCATCGGTGCCATGTTGATCTCTCCGTTGATGGGACCTATCATGGGAGTAGGATTATCAGTCGGGCTGAATGACTTCGAATTGATGAAACGCTCTTTGAAGAGTTTCCTTATTACGACCGCTTTCAGTGTGACGACAGCGACTATTTTCTTCCTTCTTGCGCCTATTGCCGGTTCACAGTCCGAGTTGCTGGCACGCACATCGCCTACTATTTATGACGTATTCATCGCATTATTCGGTGGTTTGGCAGGCGTAGTAGCCCTTTCTACCAAAGAAAAAGGAAACGTGATTCCGGGCGTCGCCATTGCTACCGCATTGATGCCTCCGCTCTGTACGGCAGGATACGGATTGGCGTCCGGTAATCTGATTTATTTCTTAGGAGCCTTCTATCTCTATTTCATCAATTCTGTATTTATCAGTCTGGCTACCTTCCTTGGTGTTCGCGTGATGCATTTCCAGCGGAAAGAGTTTGTGGATAAAACCCGTGAGAAGACAGTGCGTAAATATATCATTCTGATTGTGGTTCTGACGATGTGCCCGGCTGTCTATCTGACGTATGGCATCATTAAGGGCACCTTCTACGAGGCGGCTGCCAACCGGTTTATTTCTGAACAGTTAGGATTTGAAAATACACAGGTACTTGACAAAAAGATCAGTTATGAACACAAGGAACTCCGTGTTGTGCTGATTGGGTCTGAAGTGCCGGATGCTTCTATCTCCATAGCCCGTAGTAAACTAAAAGAGTATAAACTTGAAGATACGAAACTGATAGTATTGCAAGGCATGAATAATGAAGCGGTAGATGTCTCTTCTATTCGTGCCATGGTAATGGAAGACTTCTATAAGAACAGCGAACAGCGGCTTCAGGAGCAGAAAGTGAAAATATCCCAACTGGAGACAACGCTTGAACAATATAGGACGTATGACGCACTGAGCCGTACACTAGTGCCCGAATTGAAGGTGCTTTACCCTTCTGTCACTACGCTCTCCATCGCTCATTCCCTTGAAGTACGGGTGGATTCGATGAAAACGGATACGGTGACATTGGCTGTGATGAAGTTTGCCAGACATCCGTCTGCTACCGAGAAAGCCAAGATTAGCGAGTGGCTGAAAGCCCGTGTAGGAGCCAAGCAGTTGCGACTGATTACAGAATAATGAACCTAAAAATAATAGCATGAAATTCAGACTGACCGTCATCGTACTCCTTTCTATCTGTCTTTCGAAGGCTTTTGCCGATGAGGGAATGTGGTTGTTGGGAAATCTCAATAAGAACAAACAGACAGAACAAGTGATGAAACAACTTGGCTTGCAGATGCCTGTAAAAAAACTATATAATCCGAAGAAGCCTTGTCTTGCAGATGCTGTAGTGAGCTTCGGCGGCTTTTGTTCGGGGGTGGTTGTTTCCGAAGACGGTTTGGTGTTTACCAACCATCATTGCGGATTCAGCAGCATCCAGCAACATTCTTCGGTGGAACACGATTATCTGAAAGATGGCTTTGTGGCGCGTAGTCTTGAAGAAGAACTGCCGAATCCGGAGTTGTATGTCCGTTTCCTGCTTCGTACGGAAAATGTGACCAAACGGGTATTGTCTGCCGCCAAACATGCTAAAACGGAATCAGAACGCCGGGTAGCTGTCGATTCAGTCATGAATGTAATCGGCATGGAGATTTCGGAAAAGGACTCTACATTGACCGGGATAGTGGATGCCTATTATGCAGGAAATGAATTCTGGCTTTCCGTTTACCGGGATTATAATGATGTCCGCCTGGTATTTGCTCCCCCTTCTTCTGTTGGAAAGTTCGGGTGGGATACTGATAACTGGATGTGGCCACGCCATACGGGCGATTTTAGCGTCTTTCGCATCTATGCCAATAGCAAGAACGGCCCGGCGGATTATTCTCCTGAAAACGTGCCGTACCGCCCCGAATATGTGGCTCCTATCTCTTTGGACGGATATAAGGAAGGTTCGTTCTGCATGACCCTCGGTTATCCGGGAAGCACAGAGCGTTATCTTTCCTCGTATGGCATTGAGGAAATGATGAATGGCATCAATCAGGCTATGATTGATGTGCGTGGGGTAAAACAGGCTATTTGGAAACGGGAAATGGACCATCGTCCGGATATCCGTATCAAATATGCTTCCAAATATGATGAAAGCTCTAATTACTGGAAGAACAGTATCGGAACAAACAAGGCTATCAAGCATCTCAAAGTCTTGGAAAAGAAACGGGCTGCAGAGACTGCGCTCCGTGAATGGATTCAGTCGCACCCCGAAGAACGGGAAAAATTGCTTCGCCTGTTCTCCTCTCTGGAATTGAGTTATAGTAATCGTCGTGAAGCAAATCGTGCCTTGGCTTATTTCGGTGAAGCATTTATCAATGGTCCCGAGCTGGTTCAGCTTGCGCTTGAGATTCTGAACTTCGACTTTGAGGCGGAAGAGAAGCAGGTGGTAAGCCGCATGAAGAAACTGCTGGAGAAATATGATAACCTGGATACGGCTATTGACAAGGAAGTCTTTGCAGCCATGCTGAAAGAGTTTCAGACGAAAGTGGACAAGAAATATCTTCCTGCCATGTATCAGAAGATAGATACGCTTTACAACGGGAATATACAGGCTTATGTCGATTCATTGTACGCAACGTCCCAGATAACTTCACCGAAAGGCTTGAAACGTTTTCTGGAGCGGGATACAACGTATAATTTGTTTGAAGACCCTGCCGTATCCTTAAGTCTCGACCTGATTGTGAAATATTATGAGATGAACCAAAGCATCTCCGAAGCTTCGGAGCAGATAGAACAGGGAGAACGCTTGTTTAATGCAGCTATGCGCCGCATGTATGCCGATCGTAATTTCTACCCTGATGCCAATTCTACCATGCGTCTGAGTTTTGGAACGGTGGATGGTTATTCGCCTTTTGATGGGGCTACCTATGACTATTATACGACCGTGAAAGGTATTTTCGAAAAGGTGAAAGAACACGCTGGGGATATTGACTTTGCTGTCCAACCGGAATTGTTGGACTTGCTTTCTTCCGGTGACTTCGGCAGGTATGCCAATGAACAAGGTGACATGAGTGTCTGCTTTATCTCCAACAATGATATTACGGGCGGAAACTCCGGCAGTGCAATGTTCAACAGCAAGGGAGAATTGCTCGGTCTGGCTTTTGATGGCAACTGGGAAGCTATGAGCAGTGATATTGTTTTTGAACCGGATTTGCAACGGTGCATCGGAGTGGATGTCCGGTATATACTCTTTATTATAGAGAAATACGGAAAGGCGGGAAATCTTGTACAAGAATTGAAAATAGCCCGATAATATAGCTCATGTAGTCTTACATATGCATTTAGCCCAGGGTTCACATGAGATGAGCCCTGGGCTAAACTTTACTAATCCCCGGGCTGAATGGAAGTCATCCCGGGAGATATATTGGTTGGAATTTTACTTCTTCGGTTTTCTGCGTGCCCATCCTTCTTCGCTGAAGTCAGGTTCCTTATCTTTGAAGAACTCCTGCCAGTTATCTTTCTTTTTCGGTCCACGGGCATCGGAATATCCCCGTTCCGCACGGCTTGGTTTTTCCTTCTTACCGGGTTTCGCGCCTTTGGCAGAAGTATCTTTGGATTTTCTGTCTTTATTCTCATAGCGTGGCGCATGTTCTTCTCCTTTGCCGAATCGTTTACCGCCTTTGCGTTCACCTGAACCGTTTTCACGTCCTTTTCCGCCTTCCTCATTGGACACTTCTACAACAACCTTACGGCTATTCCATTTGGCACGGCTCAAGGCTTTTACGACATTGACAGCCTCCTTTTCAGGAACTTCGAAGAAAGAGAAGTTCTGCATCAAGTCAATGCGTCCCAATTCGATGCGTCCGCGTGTATTACTGTTCAACAAGCCGATAAGGTCGCTAGGGAAGAAATTGTCTGTTTTACCCAAATTGATAAACAGGCGGTTGAAGCCTGGGGCAGCTTTCCGGCTTCTCTTTTCGAAGCCGCCCTCTTTGCGGTCACCTCTTCCGGCACGTTCACCACGGCTTTCAATGGTCGGTTGTTCTATTTCCGGGCGGTGGCGGTAATATTCTGCGAAACGGTTGAATTCGTGCGAAACCATTCGTTTTATCAGGTCTTCCTTGCTCAACCATTCCAGTTTACGATAGATTTCCGGCATGAAGTCCGCGATTTCTTCTTCGTTTACTTTTACTTTTTCAAGGTCGTCAATAACCTTAATCAACTGCTTCTGGCAGATGCCTGCCGCAGTCGGCATCTCTCCGGCAATGAATTTCTTGCCGATGATTCGTTCTATTTCTCTTAACTTTCCTCTTTCGCGGAGATTGATGATGGCGATAGAAGTACCGGTCTTTCCGGCACGTCCCGTACGTCCGCTACGGTGAGTGTAGCTTTCTGTATCATCGGGCAAGCCGTAGTTGATAACGTGAGTCAAATTGTCCACGTCCAGACCGCGGGCAGCTACATCTGTGGCAACGAGCAGTTGCAGGTTGCGAATACGAAATTTCTGCATAACAGTATCCCGCTGTGCTTGTGAAAGTTCGCCATGCAGCGAGTCGGCATTATAGCCTTCCTGCATTAATTTGTCAGCGATTTCCTGAGTTTCCTTACGGGTACGGCAGAAAATGATGCCGTATATTTGCGGGTAGTAATCGACGATACGTTTTAGCGCCTCGTATTTATCTTTAGCCTGTACGGTGTAGACAACGTGTTTTACGTTGTTGGTACTTTCGTTCTTACGGCCGATAGTGATTTCTTTGGCATCACGCAGGTAGTTCTTTGAAATACGCGCAATTTCCGGGCTCATAGTAGCCGAGAAAAGCAATGTATTACGTTCCTGCGGGACATCAGCCAGAATAGCGTTGATGCTATCCGTAAATCCCATGTTCAGCATCTCATCCGCTTCGTCCATCACAACGTTGCGGATGGTAGCCAGGGAAACGGTCTTGCGCTCCATCAAGTCCAGCAAGCGTCCGGGAGTGGCTACGATGATATGCACACCCCGTTTCAGGCTGCGTATCTGGCTGTCAATGGAAGAACCGCCATATACAGGCAATACTTTCAGTCCGTCAATGTATTTGGAATAATCATTCAAATCTCCCGCTATCTGGAGACAAAGCTCACGTGTAGGGCAGAGGATGAGCGATTGTGGAATTCTGTTCTTTACGTCAATCTGTTGGAGCAGAGGCAGACCGAATGCGGCTGTTTTACCTGTTCCTGTCTGTGCAAGAGCTACTACATCATTATTTTCTCCTAAAAGGTACGGAATCACTTCCTCTTGTACCGGCATGGGATTCTCGTATCCCATTTCTTCAATTGCTCTACGTATCTCCGGAGAAACGCCAAGCTCTTCAAATGTCTTCATTAAATCTCTGTATATCTTTTATTTCGGATGCAAAGATAGAGAATAATTACGAATTACGAATTACGATTTGCGATTTATTCCAGCAGGATGCTGCGCAACTGTTCTATTTCTTCTGCGGAAAGTCCGATTCCTTTCTTCAAGTAAGCTTGTACGTTTCCATACTCAGACTCAATCTGTTCCTTTGCGGCATTCAGAAAATCTTCCTTGGCGGAATAGATTGTGGTTATCGCTTCCTGCGAATTTACCGGCAATTCGTAAGCGTATTTTGAAGCCTTGGGGATATTGA contains:
- the ybeY gene encoding rRNA maturation RNase YbeY, yielding MAVTYQTEGVKMPDIKKRETTEWIKAVAASYGKRLGEIAYIFCSDEKILEVNRQYLQHDYYTDIITFDYCEGDRLSGDLFISLDTIRTNAEQFGASYDDELHRVIIHGILHLCGINDKGPGEREIMEAAENKALAIRQS
- a CDS encoding nucleoside recognition domain-containing protein, with translation MVLNYIWIGFFVVAFIIALIKVIFLGDTEIFTAIMNATFDSSKTAFEISLGLTGVLALWLGIMKIGENSGLINALARFLSPVLCRLFPDIPKGHPVLGSIFMNMSANMLGLDNAATPLGLKAMKELQELNPKKDTASNPMIMFLVINTSGLIIIPISIMVYRAQMGAAQPTDVFIPILLSTFISTLVGVIAVSIAQKINLINKPILLLMGVICLFFSGLIYLFLSVSREDMGTYSTLIANILLFSVIILFILTGVRKKINVYDSFVEGAKEGFTTAVRIIPYLVAFLVGIAVFRTSGAMDFLVGGIGYIVGLCGVDTSFVGALPTALMKSLSGSGANGLMIDTMKELGPDSFVGRMSCIVRGASDTTFYILAVYFGSVGITKTRNAVTCGLIADFSGIIAAILISYLFFF
- a CDS encoding polysaccharide biosynthesis C-terminal domain-containing protein produces the protein MAGLKTLAKDTAIYGLSSIVGRFLNYMLVPLYTAVLPASTGGYGVVSNVYAFTALMLVLLTFGMETGFFRFANKSGEEPMKVYANSLLSVGGVSLIFVLLCLLFLQPISNLLDYGNHPEFIAMMAVVVALDSFQCIPFAYLRYKKRPIKFAAIKLLSIVGGIGLNLFFLLLCPWLNIHYPETVSWFYDPDYLIGYIFISNLIVSVVQMFFFIPELRGFAYKLDRALLKRMVVYSFPVLILGLVGILNQTVDKMIYPFLFENRQEGLVQLGIYAATSKIAMVMAMFTQAFRYAYEPFVFGKDREGDNRKMYAAAMKYFLIFSLLAFLAVMFYLDLLRYLVARGYWEGLGVVAIVMLAEICKGIYFNLSFWYKLTDETRWGAYFSLIGCAIIVVMNILLVPTYGYIASAWASVAGYGSIMLLSYWMGQKKYPIQYDLKSIGLYVLFAAVLYVIGEQVPISNLVLRLAFRTVLLLLFVSYIIKRDLPLSQIPVINRFIKKK
- a CDS encoding S46 family peptidase yields the protein MKFRLTVIVLLSICLSKAFADEGMWLLGNLNKNKQTEQVMKQLGLQMPVKKLYNPKKPCLADAVVSFGGFCSGVVVSEDGLVFTNHHCGFSSIQQHSSVEHDYLKDGFVARSLEEELPNPELYVRFLLRTENVTKRVLSAAKHAKTESERRVAVDSVMNVIGMEISEKDSTLTGIVDAYYAGNEFWLSVYRDYNDVRLVFAPPSSVGKFGWDTDNWMWPRHTGDFSVFRIYANSKNGPADYSPENVPYRPEYVAPISLDGYKEGSFCMTLGYPGSTERYLSSYGIEEMMNGINQAMIDVRGVKQAIWKREMDHRPDIRIKYASKYDESSNYWKNSIGTNKAIKHLKVLEKKRAAETALREWIQSHPEEREKLLRLFSSLELSYSNRREANRALAYFGEAFINGPELVQLALEILNFDFEAEEKQVVSRMKKLLEKYDNLDTAIDKEVFAAMLKEFQTKVDKKYLPAMYQKIDTLYNGNIQAYVDSLYATSQITSPKGLKRFLERDTTYNLFEDPAVSLSLDLIVKYYEMNQSISEASEQIEQGERLFNAAMRRMYADRNFYPDANSTMRLSFGTVDGYSPFDGATYDYYTTVKGIFEKVKEHAGDIDFAVQPELLDLLSSGDFGRYANEQGDMSVCFISNNDITGGNSGSAMFNSKGELLGLAFDGNWEAMSSDIVFEPDLQRCIGVDVRYILFIIEKYGKAGNLVQELKIAR
- a CDS encoding TIGR00341 family protein, which translates into the protein MKTDERNKFAIRSFLNEYLDLKKDKDNELVTVDSIRKGVEFKGANLWILIFAIFMASLGLNVNSTAVIIGAMLISPLMGPIMGVGLSVGLNDFELMKRSLKSFLITTAFSVTTATIFFLLAPIAGSQSELLARTSPTIYDVFIALFGGLAGVVALSTKEKGNVIPGVAIATALMPPLCTAGYGLASGNLIYFLGAFYLYFINSVFISLATFLGVRVMHFQRKEFVDKTREKTVRKYIILIVVLTMCPAVYLTYGIIKGTFYEAAANRFISEQLGFENTQVLDKKISYEHKELRVVLIGSEVPDASISIARSKLKEYKLEDTKLIVLQGMNNEAVDVSSIRAMVMEDFYKNSEQRLQEQKVKISQLETTLEQYRTYDALSRTLVPELKVLYPSVTTLSIAHSLEVRVDSMKTDTVTLAVMKFARHPSATEKAKISEWLKARVGAKQLRLITE
- the ruvB gene encoding Holliday junction branch migration DNA helicase RuvB codes for the protein MEQEDFNIREHQLTSKERDFENALRPLSFEDFSGQDKVVENLRIFVKAARLRGEALDHVLLHGPPGLGKTTLSNIIANELGVGFKVTSGPVLDKPGDLAGVLTSLEPNDVLFIDEIHRLSPVVEEYLYSAMEDYRIDIMIDKGPSARSIQIDLNPFTLVGATTRSGLLTAPLRARFGINLHLEYYDDDILSNIIRRSASILDVPCSVRAASEIASRSRGTPRIANALLRRVRDFAQVKGSGSIDTEIAQFALEALNIDKYGLDEIDNKILCTIIDKFKGGPVGITTIATALGEDAGTIEEVYEPFLIKEGFMKRTPRGREVTELAYKHLGRSLYNSQKTLFND
- a CDS encoding DEAD/DEAH box helicase gives rise to the protein MKTFEELGVSPEIRRAIEEMGYENPMPVQEEVIPYLLGENNDVVALAQTGTGKTAAFGLPLLQQIDVKNRIPQSLILCPTRELCLQIAGDLNDYSKYIDGLKVLPVYGGSSIDSQIRSLKRGVHIIVATPGRLLDLMERKTVSLATIRNVVMDEADEMLNMGFTDSINAILADVPQERNTLLFSATMSPEIARISKNYLRDAKEITIGRKNESTNNVKHVVYTVQAKDKYEALKRIVDYYPQIYGIIFCRTRKETQEIADKLMQEGYNADSLHGELSQAQRDTVMQKFRIRNLQLLVATDVAARGLDVDNLTHVINYGLPDDTESYTHRSGRTGRAGKTGTSIAIINLRERGKLREIERIIGKKFIAGEMPTAAGICQKQLIKVIDDLEKVKVNEEEIADFMPEIYRKLEWLSKEDLIKRMVSHEFNRFAEYYRHRPEIEQPTIESRGERAGRGDRKEGGFEKRSRKAAPGFNRLFINLGKTDNFFPSDLIGLLNSNTRGRIELGRIDLMQNFSFFEVPEKEAVNVVKALSRAKWNSRKVVVEVSNEEGGKGRENGSGERKGGKRFGKGEEHAPRYENKDRKSKDTSAKGAKPGKKEKPSRAERGYSDARGPKKKDNWQEFFKDKEPDFSEEGWARRKPKK